A segment of the Superficieibacter sp. HKU1 genome:
ATGTACAACCGTCCACGGAACAGGATCTTCACGTACTTCGCCACCTGACGCGGGTTGTAGCGTTGGAAAATTTTCATTCTTTTAACTCCTGCTGAAGATTACGCCCTTGTGGTGCCACATTTGGCCCAACTGGTTAAGACGCAAATTTAATGCCCTATGACTATAGACCAGAACCGCCGGGAGACCCAGCATGCATAAGTTTATTTACCGTTTGATTACAATTAATCAGAATTTTCTTTTCAGACATCGTACAAAGGCAGTATAAGCCTTCATTTTTTTCTGAATATGTGCGCTCTACCGCAAATTGGCACCCTGTTTGCGGGAAAAGGTTAAAAATAGCACATATTATTAACATTCCACCGTAAGTGGTCGGATCACCTGCACAAAAAAGGAAGCACCATGACTTTACGAACGCTGATGGCCTCTTTATGCCTCATACTGCCGATGATGGCATCTGCTCATAACTTTAAAGATAACCAGCGCGTGCCGCCCGTTGGCATCGCCGACCGTGGCGAACTCATCCTGAGTAACGACAAGTTTAGCTATAAAAAATGGAATAGCTCGCAGCTCGCCGGAAAAGTGCGGCTGCTGCAACACATCGCGGGGCGCACTTCGGCAAAAGAGAAAAATGCCAATCTGGTCGAAGCCATCAAAGCAGCGAATTTCCCGCATGATAACTATCAGACCACCACGATCATTAACACTGATGATGCGATCCCCGGCTCGGCAATGTTCGTGCGCAGCAGCATCGAGAGTAATAAAAAGCTTTACCCATGGTCACAGTTTATTGTCGACAGCGATGGAGCCGCTCGCCAGGCCTGGCAGCTGGAAGAGAAAGGATCGGCTGTTGTCGTGCTGGATAAAGAAGGCCGCGTTCGCTGGGCGAAAGACGGCGCGCTGACCCAGCAGGAAGTGCAGCAGGTGGTGAGTTTGGTGCGCCAGCTACTCGCCCAATAGTTAATGAAGCTGCTCCTGTCTATTATTAGTGGGAGCAGCAGCGTATACTCACACTCCCGGCTTAACATTCAGGGAGTAATTACAATGACGGGGAATCCATGGCTGGATCCAATCGCGTCCCTCAGCGGTATACATTTTCTATATTTCTATTACATACTCATTACAATCTTTAAATGTTTGACTGTCACGTATGAAAATTACGTATCGGGTTATAAAAACATTCAGTTACCGATCAATGTTAATGAAGATCCACTGTTCATTGCCTGGCTGAAAGATC
Coding sequences within it:
- a CDS encoding YtfJ family protein, with translation MTLRTLMASLCLILPMMASAHNFKDNQRVPPVGIADRGELILSNDKFSYKKWNSSQLAGKVRLLQHIAGRTSAKEKNANLVEAIKAANFPHDNYQTTTIINTDDAIPGSAMFVRSSIESNKKLYPWSQFIVDSDGAARQAWQLEEKGSAVVVLDKEGRVRWAKDGALTQQEVQQVVSLVRQLLAQ